The following are from one region of the Escherichia sp. E4742 genome:
- a CDS encoding DUF2726 domain-containing protein has product MDYIVIFVVGFFIGLVYGSGKKYVKDKHVSYYRENRNNDFQKANSNVEKYERDNKVYRNPRWEGKDEIFWGMMNSQIFLERKRGPYLCTDPENKYLLKLTEWFGDICYINCQVSLGQLVDFKAKNNKQFTEEERRRFFSIYASMAMDYVLVYKKTKRIVCVIELNDGSHNKEERIERDRKVAELLKRCDISFLPVSIDKMDIKPDIWKDRKIESK; this is encoded by the coding sequence ATGGACTATATTGTTATTTTTGTAGTAGGTTTTTTTATCGGTCTTGTATATGGTAGCGGTAAAAAATATGTAAAAGATAAACATGTGAGTTATTACCGTGAAAATCGTAATAACGATTTCCAGAAAGCAAATAGTAATGTTGAAAAATATGAAAGAGATAATAAGGTATACAGAAATCCCCGCTGGGAGGGAAAAGATGAAATATTCTGGGGGATGATGAATTCGCAAATTTTCCTTGAAAGAAAACGTGGGCCATATTTATGCACTGATCCTGAAAATAAGTATTTGTTGAAATTAACTGAGTGGTTTGGTGACATTTGTTACATAAATTGTCAGGTGTCTTTAGGGCAATTGGTTGATTTTAAGGCTAAAAATAATAAGCAATTTACTGAGGAGGAAAGAAGGCGGTTTTTTAGTATCTATGCTTCGATGGCAATGGATTATGTACTTGTGTACAAAAAAACAAAAAGAATTGTTTGTGTCATAGAGCTTAATGATGGTTCACATAATAAAGAGGAACGAATCGAACGAGACAGAAAAGTTGCTGAGTTATTGAAACGTTGCGATATTTCATTTCTCCCAGTATCTATTGATAAGATGGATATTAAACCTGACATATGGAAAGACAGAAAAATAGAGAGTAAATGA
- a CDS encoding ABC transporter ATP-binding protein translates to MLKKIVLGLLIVALVAFSFDFGRRWELSKTAEYCSSIGKKISDAGPAYCIEK, encoded by the coding sequence ATGTTAAAGAAAATTGTCCTCGGATTGTTAATTGTTGCGCTGGTCGCTTTTTCTTTTGATTTTGGTCGGCGGTGGGAGCTGTCTAAAACAGCAGAATATTGTTCTTCAATTGGCAAAAAAATATCTGATGCTGGTCCCGCATATTGCATCGAAAAGTAA
- a CDS encoding conjugal transfer protein TraG N-terminal domain-containing protein, with protein MTTNSYLEYFLTLLGWLINNGLWDVLLGTGLFALPLVFKVIGIWLRVREEGEDEGNKGLLSLPRIEHALYMGFFVIISCCVPLVNVSLGTIEYDGNRAKQCGTWTPKAPDKTGYAGVISSMDGKTAQIPLWWLMVHKLSKGVTQAAVASIPCSPDMRQMRFEVQHTRINNKALIEELQDFTNDCYSLALYSWKHQDQGMTTDKNTLRDIEWIGSRTFQSRYYNELQSKMPRSAFPWNTSRDSGRPNTGRGGYPTCNEWWSEADVGLKSRVMKQADPGMWLRLSATMKMIGNTGKEYEEAVIRRLVSPVNMTVSHGGRAYAGYGGNADLSLDNAVTRVFSTGGVALGSLAAFPALDAMRQALPMVQGILLMAIYVMLPLILAFAAYEIKTVITLTFVIFATNFLTFWWELARWLDSWMFTALYSSGTHSRFNMAGFQNTSDDLIMNLVMGSMFLILPAVWMGALSWTGVYIGGAMTQSMGDGSRQVQASGGSAVNMLQDAGLRGMSGGTSAGSTGQTVGSVGQKLNKQK; from the coding sequence ATGACAACAAACAGCTATCTTGAATATTTTCTGACCCTGCTGGGCTGGCTGATTAATAATGGCCTGTGGGATGTGCTGCTGGGAACCGGGCTGTTTGCACTGCCACTGGTATTTAAGGTTATTGGGATCTGGTTGCGGGTCAGGGAAGAAGGGGAGGATGAGGGGAATAAGGGGCTGCTCTCGCTGCCCCGTATTGAACATGCGCTGTACATGGGATTCTTTGTGATTATCAGTTGCTGTGTGCCGCTGGTCAATGTCAGTCTGGGGACTATTGAGTATGACGGCAACCGTGCGAAGCAGTGTGGGACATGGACGCCGAAGGCGCCGGATAAGACCGGGTATGCCGGTGTGATTTCCAGCATGGACGGTAAAACGGCGCAGATCCCGCTGTGGTGGCTGATGGTGCACAAACTTTCAAAAGGGGTGACTCAGGCTGCCGTGGCATCCATTCCCTGTTCGCCGGATATGCGACAGATGCGTTTTGAGGTTCAGCATACCCGAATCAACAATAAGGCGCTGATTGAAGAACTGCAGGATTTCACCAATGACTGCTACTCACTGGCGCTGTACAGCTGGAAGCACCAGGATCAGGGAATGACAACGGATAAAAATACGCTGCGGGATATTGAGTGGATTGGCAGCAGGACATTCCAGTCGCGTTATTACAATGAGCTGCAGTCAAAGATGCCGAGAAGTGCGTTTCCGTGGAATACATCCCGTGACAGTGGACGCCCGAATACTGGTCGTGGTGGTTACCCGACCTGTAATGAGTGGTGGAGTGAGGCGGATGTCGGGCTGAAAAGCCGGGTGATGAAACAGGCCGATCCCGGTATGTGGCTGCGTCTGTCAGCGACGATGAAAATGATCGGGAATACAGGCAAGGAGTATGAAGAAGCGGTGATACGCCGTCTGGTCAGTCCAGTGAATATGACAGTGTCACATGGTGGCAGAGCCTATGCTGGTTATGGCGGGAATGCGGATTTGTCGCTGGATAATGCGGTGACCCGCGTGTTCTCAACAGGGGGCGTGGCGCTGGGGAGTCTGGCGGCGTTTCCGGCCCTGGATGCGATGCGACAGGCATTACCCATGGTACAGGGGATCCTGTTGATGGCTATTTACGTGATGTTACCGCTGATTCTGGCGTTTGCGGCGTACGAGATAAAGACGGTGATTACACTGACGTTTGTGATTTTTGCGACTAATTTCCTGACGTTCTGGTGGGAGCTGGCACGATGGCTGGATTCATGGATGTTTACAGCGCTGTACAGTTCGGGAACGCACAGCCGTTTCAATATGGCAGGATTTCAGAATACCTCAGATGACCTGATTATGAATCTGGTGATGGGCAGTATGTTCCTGATTTTACCGGCGGTCTGGATGGGGGCATTATCCTGGACCGGGGTGTATATTGGAGGAGCGATGACTCAAAGTATGGGAGATGGTTCTAGACAAGTTCAGGCATCAGGAGGCAGTGCTGTTAATATGTTGCAGGATGCTGGGTTGCGGGGGATGTCTGGGGGCACGTCAGCAGGCTCAACAGGCCAAACAGTAGGCTCGGTAGGTCAAAAATTGAATAAGCAAAAATAA
- a CDS encoding integrating conjugative element protein yields MKHKPQLTNIVALAVMLACSTMAGAAENERSTFGLSLPQVNDSAIGYGKSIDGAISDKLFYTLGGGSVISQPATRSNMKKLGVDIGWSSNLMCGNFDLKTTVGNQLNGVTDGFKNLMGDVIQGATGAVASLPAMVIQRANPGLYDALTNGVLQANVAFDKAQLNCQNMAKRMMEFSDSSKWTQAAVMEEYKSLVNSGEADAVSADNKAQKMTGKKGSTWIGGQSRGGAGQPAIRPTHDLAAAGFNMMNNLPVTSTSTISAASCTGSVCSKFSNAEEAAKAVVKVLGDRSMRTCVNATECTSGDEDQQPGTSVAGTGFAPMLEEAVKVNTEQLVKLVNGTEKPTAANLARLRSGSLTVTAGVIKALQRDPDNAALTGRLAGELAMADTVETALLMRRMIMTGMSEPNATEQPRAVADGERRIEALDREIAALKNEMELKRELARNSVLTIIERENQRVGVNPQTESADSSDTRINQLEQGADEDE; encoded by the coding sequence ATGAAGCATAAACCACAACTGACAAACATCGTGGCACTGGCGGTCATGCTGGCCTGCAGCACAATGGCCGGTGCGGCGGAGAATGAACGCAGTACGTTCGGCCTCTCCCTGCCACAGGTGAATGACAGTGCCATCGGGTACGGGAAATCCATTGATGGTGCCATTTCGGACAAACTGTTTTACACCCTGGGAGGCGGGTCAGTGATATCTCAGCCGGCGACCCGGAGCAACATGAAGAAGCTCGGGGTGGATATTGGCTGGAGCAGCAACCTGATGTGCGGCAACTTTGACCTGAAAACCACGGTGGGTAATCAGCTGAACGGGGTGACGGACGGTTTTAAAAACCTGATGGGGGATGTGATACAGGGGGCAACGGGCGCGGTGGCCAGCCTGCCGGCGATGGTTATCCAGCGGGCTAATCCGGGGTTGTATGACGCCCTGACTAACGGGGTGTTACAGGCAAATGTGGCGTTCGACAAGGCACAGCTGAACTGTCAGAACATGGCGAAGCGCATGATGGAGTTCTCGGACAGCAGCAAGTGGACACAGGCTGCGGTTATGGAGGAGTACAAGTCACTGGTTAACAGTGGTGAAGCGGATGCTGTCAGCGCCGACAATAAAGCACAGAAAATGACCGGAAAAAAAGGGAGTACCTGGATTGGCGGACAGAGTCGTGGTGGTGCCGGACAGCCAGCTATTCGTCCCACACATGATCTGGCAGCAGCGGGGTTTAACATGATGAATAACCTGCCGGTCACCAGTACATCCACGATCAGTGCAGCCAGTTGTACCGGAAGTGTCTGCAGTAAGTTCAGCAATGCTGAAGAGGCGGCAAAGGCGGTGGTGAAAGTACTGGGCGATCGTTCCATGCGGACCTGTGTGAATGCAACGGAGTGTACCAGCGGGGATGAAGATCAGCAGCCGGGGACCTCTGTTGCCGGAACGGGGTTTGCCCCGATGCTGGAAGAGGCCGTAAAAGTGAATACGGAGCAACTGGTGAAGCTAGTTAATGGCACGGAAAAACCGACAGCAGCAAATCTGGCCAGACTCCGGTCCGGCAGTCTGACGGTAACGGCCGGAGTGATTAAGGCGCTGCAACGGGATCCGGATAATGCCGCACTGACCGGGCGTCTGGCTGGCGAACTGGCCATGGCGGATACGGTGGAGACAGCACTGCTGATGCGCAGGATGATTATGACGGGGATGTCGGAACCAAATGCAACAGAACAGCCTCGTGCTGTTGCTGACGGGGAGCGCCGTATTGAGGCGCTGGACCGGGAGATTGCCGCGCTGAAAAACGAGATGGAACTGAAGCGTGAACTGGCCCGCAACAGCGTGCTGACCATTATTGAACGTGAGAATCAGCGAGTTGGCGTTAACCCGCAGACGGAAAGTGCAGACAGCTCTGATACCCGAATTAATCAACTGGAGCAGGGAGCAGATGAAGATGAATAA
- a CDS encoding TIGR03756 family integrating conjugative element protein, translating into MTGLRTRRYAGALLLCMATVSVADASLNTAQIVAGAISQSCISWRVSGICYWLHCSWSGCRVRTSVKVSHFIPEAVVSTYTAPGGNPWREMALVSQTSGGVENAISSGIAGLSAGGGNPADMKSPGQRKSAIRFKYADALGHPATLLIGGSIPGYSCESAATPLRPYFLSTLDSLAWRTGMPESLYPEAMIPGRRELGNQRNADMWGNIYPRSGFVSQTDDDKAAALVAQRVADIITRTGEPHVYQSLKGRKKDGYWPPDAVEENTGTRNHKWQRLTPSVSSSCAVFPDGSHAAPEDGNAAFALWRPYSCCKKRGQKFLGSTNF; encoded by the coding sequence ATGACGGGGCTGCGAACACGACGTTATGCCGGTGCTCTGCTGCTGTGTATGGCGACCGTTTCTGTGGCTGACGCTTCCCTGAATACGGCACAGATAGTGGCCGGTGCCATTTCTCAGAGCTGCATCAGCTGGCGGGTCAGCGGTATCTGTTACTGGCTGCACTGCTCCTGGTCGGGGTGTCGGGTCAGAACGTCCGTGAAGGTCTCACATTTTATTCCTGAAGCAGTGGTGTCCACCTATACCGCACCGGGCGGTAATCCCTGGCGGGAAATGGCTCTGGTCAGTCAGACATCCGGCGGTGTGGAGAACGCCATCAGCAGCGGGATTGCCGGGCTGTCTGCTGGCGGGGGAAACCCGGCTGATATGAAATCGCCGGGGCAGCGTAAATCTGCCATCCGTTTCAAATACGCGGATGCGCTGGGGCATCCGGCAACGTTGCTTATCGGGGGCAGCATTCCCGGGTATTCGTGTGAGTCTGCTGCCACGCCACTGAGGCCTTATTTTCTCAGCACGCTGGACAGCCTTGCCTGGCGTACCGGCATGCCTGAATCCCTGTATCCCGAAGCCATGATACCCGGCAGACGGGAGCTGGGGAATCAGCGCAATGCGGACATGTGGGGAAATATCTACCCCCGTTCCGGTTTTGTCAGCCAGACCGATGATGACAAAGCGGCAGCCCTGGTGGCCCAGCGGGTGGCGGATATCATCACCCGCACCGGAGAACCTCACGTTTATCAGTCGCTGAAAGGCCGAAAAAAGGATGGCTACTGGCCACCGGATGCGGTGGAAGAAAACACCGGCACCCGTAATCACAAATGGCAGCGACTGACTCCTTCCGTTTCTTCATCCTGCGCCGTATTCCCGGATGGCAGTCATGCCGCGCCGGAGGACGGTAATGCCGCGTTTGCTCTGTGGCGTCCCTACAGTTGCTGCAAAAAGCGGGGCCAGAAATTCCTGGGCAGTACGAATTTTTAG
- a CDS encoding TIGR03757 family integrating conjugative element protein, translated as MYRKLLYSFLTLPVISVAGTTVYTDSAHLPVNPPPDVQVVLLDGPQQLQDAFFGPLPADPEAAEAAVREHMQSPEWQPAQADLAERYRHVTHAWSLGLKKYPAVVFDDREVVYGTTDVAQAERLRSQGGQP; from the coding sequence ATGTACCGGAAGCTGTTGTATTCCTTTCTTACCCTGCCGGTGATATCAGTTGCCGGCACTACCGTTTATACCGATTCGGCACATCTGCCGGTTAATCCACCCCCTGATGTACAGGTTGTGTTGCTCGACGGGCCACAGCAACTGCAGGATGCTTTTTTTGGTCCGTTGCCGGCTGACCCCGAAGCCGCTGAGGCAGCTGTTCGTGAACACATGCAGTCTCCTGAATGGCAGCCTGCACAGGCTGACCTTGCAGAACGTTATCGCCATGTGACCCACGCCTGGTCGCTGGGGCTTAAAAAATATCCGGCGGTGGTGTTCGATGACCGGGAAGTGGTGTACGGCACCACCGATGTGGCACAGGCTGAACGACTCCGGAGTCAGGGAGGTCAGCCATGA
- a CDS encoding potassium channel family protein, with product MLKIMKQHKFAFLLTALLSTFFLNLFQPDAAGYNLNAVLQIVAGVNLLQRRYQVVSFIVLLIIFVTTHWLHTTSAMTQLYYWSYLVFFLTLSVIVFRQVIFSARINTESVCAALSGFLLIGYMGFFMFSAIENHMPGAFRGLSHDELQMMNELFYYSFISILTVGYGDIVAVSWPARNATILVILTGYIYSLVFIARIVSGFSVSDK from the coding sequence ATGTTAAAGATAATGAAACAACACAAATTCGCTTTTCTTCTCACTGCATTGCTGAGCACTTTCTTTCTCAACCTGTTTCAGCCGGACGCTGCAGGTTACAATCTGAATGCAGTGCTGCAGATTGTGGCAGGCGTTAATCTGCTGCAACGTCGCTATCAGGTCGTTTCATTTATTGTGCTGCTGATAATTTTTGTCACCACACACTGGTTGCACACTACCAGCGCCATGACACAACTGTACTACTGGAGTTATCTGGTCTTTTTCCTCACCCTGTCCGTGATTGTATTCCGACAGGTGATTTTCTCTGCCCGGATAAACACAGAGTCTGTCTGTGCCGCACTGAGCGGCTTTTTACTGATTGGCTATATGGGATTTTTCATGTTCTCAGCAATAGAAAACCACATGCCTGGCGCGTTCCGGGGACTGTCGCATGATGAGCTGCAGATGATGAATGAGCTCTTCTATTATTCTTTCATCAGTATTCTGACTGTGGGTTATGGCGATATTGTGGCCGTCAGCTGGCCGGCCCGTAATGCCACCATTCTGGTTATTCTCACTGGCTATATTTACTCACTGGTTTTTATTGCCCGCATTGTCAGTGGATTTTCAGTATCAGACAAATAA
- a CDS encoding DsbA family protein, which produces MTLISAKLTTRALLALSLFFVASLPGQAAVTVTEGRQYTKLDNPVKEAPPVVEFFSFYCPACSSFYSPYQVSKNIENILPEGGKVEKYHASFMGAMGKQLTEAWSIARALGVEDKVEGPLFEAVLKERSVKSEDDIRAVFIQAGVDAGEFDAARNSFMVKTMTARQEQAAEEFGLTGTPAFYVNGKYQIKNNGIKDGSTEGYGKEFAEVVRQLMMTNP; this is translated from the coding sequence ATGACTTTGATATCTGCAAAATTAACAACCCGCGCCCTTCTGGCTTTATCCTTATTCTTCGTTGCCAGCCTGCCCGGACAGGCTGCTGTCACCGTCACTGAAGGCAGACAGTACACAAAGCTCGATAACCCGGTAAAAGAAGCGCCGCCGGTCGTGGAATTTTTCTCATTCTACTGCCCCGCCTGCAGCAGCTTCTACAGCCCTTACCAGGTCAGTAAAAATATTGAAAACATACTGCCTGAAGGGGGGAAAGTTGAAAAATACCATGCCAGTTTTATGGGGGCGATGGGAAAACAGCTTACTGAAGCCTGGTCCATTGCCAGGGCACTGGGTGTGGAAGACAAAGTGGAAGGCCCCCTGTTTGAAGCCGTTCTGAAAGAGCGCTCGGTAAAAAGCGAAGACGATATCAGGGCGGTATTCATTCAGGCCGGCGTGGATGCCGGTGAATTTGATGCCGCCAGAAACAGCTTTATGGTAAAAACGATGACTGCCCGCCAGGAACAGGCTGCTGAGGAATTTGGTCTTACCGGAACGCCGGCTTTTTATGTCAACGGTAAGTACCAGATTAAAAACAACGGTATTAAAGACGGCTCCACAGAAGGCTACGGAAAGGAATTTGCTGAAGTGGTGCGTCAGTTGATGATGACAAATCCCTGA
- a CDS encoding DUF1187 family protein yields the protein MAVRYRITATIMKPGNLPVLWTRYSDHRMTRTECEKMFSIPKEPGRSFGDKVRVEDFRCVAVENEKV from the coding sequence ATGGCTGTGCGTTACAGAATTACGGCAACGATAATGAAGCCCGGTAATCTGCCGGTGCTCTGGACCCGTTATTCAGACCACCGGATGACCCGGACAGAGTGTGAGAAAATGTTTTCCATTCCGAAAGAGCCCGGTCGCTCTTTTGGCGATAAAGTTCGGGTGGAAGACTTTCGTTGTGTGGCGGTTGAGAACGAAAAAGTCTGA
- a CDS encoding conjugative transfer ATPase, with the protein MTRREEAKIYHAGPSIIDFLPWVEYLDEEQCLLLDDGVSVGAVYEVTPAATEGRTAERLEQIRDTVEDALQDSFDEYDTHPWVVQFFCQDENDVDAYLDHLKGYVKPHAQRTAFTEAWLGEMERHLRGIARPEGLFTDTLVTGQPWRGQQRRTRMVVYRRIGKNSHDPMPPVAMLNQVCERVVGALGGAGVRCTRMNGLQVHGWLLRLFNPRPEWVDRDTLYRLATRAAPQETPEGMMPVMTDFAESLWFTPPVSDPENGVWWLDGLPHAAVVVEKLRTPPAPGTLTGEKARGEKTVNALMDTFPEGTLLCMTIVVQPQDTLEERFTRLSKNAVGENTESIRARQDVATVKEYLGNRHKLYRAGISFLLRAEDMDSLKRKRVALTTALLGAGLQPVRPEFDVGPLNSWLRALPMCFDPDTDRKQWYTRLMWVQHLAGLLPVTGRETGTGHPGFSFFNRGGDVLTFDPLNKLDRTQNAHLLLFGPTGAGKSATLCSSLSQIMAVHRPRLFIAEAGNSFGLLADYFESLGLSVNKISVKPGTGVSLPPFADAHHLVAQGQTLQDVDEQTLPDIDDDTQDENEEQRDILGEMEISARMMITGGDPKEEAALKRADRAMIREALLMATHTTYREGRQMLPADLQSALWEISRDSQRNELRRTKAAEMAEALGMFTQPGSFEAELFNREGALWPEADVTLIDLGHLAREGYEAQMALTMVSMTNMINNIAERDQYLGRDILFAVDEAHIVTVNPLLSPYMTKVVKMWRKLGAWLWLATQNLKDYPDVAEKMLNMAEWWVCLTMPPEEVNNIARFKALTEEQKAVLLSAGKLSGCYTEGVVLAKKVEALFRVVPPSIYLALGMTEKEEKAERRALMKVHQCSELEAAFHVARKLDRLRGLTDGE; encoded by the coding sequence ATGACCCGCCGGGAGGAGGCGAAGATTTACCATGCGGGCCCGTCCATTATTGATTTTCTGCCCTGGGTGGAATACCTGGATGAAGAGCAGTGCCTGCTGCTGGATGACGGGGTGTCTGTCGGGGCGGTGTATGAGGTGACACCGGCAGCCACGGAAGGGCGCACGGCAGAGCGTCTTGAGCAAATCCGTGACACGGTGGAGGATGCCCTGCAGGACAGCTTTGATGAATACGACACCCACCCCTGGGTGGTGCAGTTCTTCTGTCAGGATGAAAATGATGTGGATGCGTATCTTGACCATCTGAAGGGGTATGTTAAGCCCCATGCGCAGCGCACGGCTTTTACAGAGGCCTGGCTGGGTGAGATGGAACGGCATCTGCGGGGAATTGCCCGCCCGGAAGGGCTTTTCACGGACACGCTGGTGACCGGTCAGCCCTGGCGTGGTCAGCAGCGACGGACCCGGATGGTGGTGTACCGCCGTATCGGGAAAAACAGCCATGACCCGATGCCGCCGGTGGCGATGCTGAACCAGGTGTGTGAACGCGTGGTGGGGGCGCTGGGCGGGGCGGGGGTGCGCTGTACCCGTATGAACGGTCTGCAGGTGCATGGCTGGCTGCTCAGACTGTTCAATCCCCGACCAGAGTGGGTGGACAGGGACACACTGTACCGTCTGGCCACTCGCGCGGCACCGCAGGAGACCCCGGAGGGTATGATGCCGGTGATGACCGACTTTGCGGAAAGTCTCTGGTTCACGCCGCCGGTGTCGGATCCGGAAAACGGTGTGTGGTGGCTGGACGGACTTCCGCATGCCGCCGTGGTGGTGGAGAAACTGCGTACGCCTCCGGCGCCGGGGACGCTGACCGGTGAGAAGGCCCGGGGCGAAAAGACGGTGAATGCCCTGATGGATACGTTCCCTGAAGGTACCCTGTTGTGCATGACCATTGTGGTACAGCCGCAGGACACACTCGAGGAGCGTTTTACCCGTCTGTCAAAAAATGCGGTCGGGGAAAACACAGAGTCCATTCGTGCCCGTCAGGATGTGGCCACCGTGAAGGAATATCTGGGGAACCGCCACAAACTTTACCGGGCGGGGATCAGTTTTCTGTTACGGGCAGAGGATATGGACAGCCTGAAGCGTAAGCGGGTGGCTCTGACCACGGCACTGCTGGGCGCCGGCCTGCAGCCGGTACGTCCGGAGTTTGATGTGGGGCCACTGAACAGCTGGCTGCGTGCGCTGCCCATGTGTTTTGACCCGGATACGGACAGGAAGCAGTGGTACACGCGTCTGATGTGGGTGCAGCATCTGGCGGGGCTCCTGCCGGTGACCGGGCGGGAAACAGGCACCGGTCATCCCGGATTCAGTTTCTTTAACCGGGGGGGGGATGTGCTGACATTTGATCCGCTGAATAAACTGGATCGCACCCAGAATGCGCACCTGCTGCTGTTCGGTCCGACCGGCGCCGGGAAATCCGCCACGCTGTGCTCCTCGCTGTCGCAGATCATGGCCGTACATCGCCCCCGTCTTTTTATTGCTGAGGCTGGTAACTCGTTCGGGCTGCTTGCTGATTATTTTGAGAGCCTCGGGCTGAGCGTCAACAAAATCAGCGTGAAACCGGGCACCGGTGTCAGCCTGCCGCCGTTTGCGGACGCGCATCACCTGGTGGCACAGGGACAGACCCTGCAGGATGTGGATGAACAGACACTGCCGGATATTGATGATGACACGCAGGACGAGAATGAGGAGCAGCGCGATATCCTGGGAGAAATGGAGATTTCTGCCCGCATGATGATCACCGGGGGGGATCCGAAGGAAGAGGCGGCACTCAAACGGGCGGACAGGGCGATGATCCGCGAAGCCCTGCTGATGGCCACGCACACCACATACCGGGAGGGACGCCAGATGCTGCCGGCGGATTTGCAGTCGGCACTGTGGGAAATCTCCCGGGACAGTCAGCGAAATGAACTCCGGCGGACGAAAGCGGCAGAGATGGCGGAAGCGCTGGGGATGTTCACCCAGCCGGGCAGTTTTGAGGCAGAGCTGTTTAACCGTGAGGGGGCGCTGTGGCCGGAGGCGGATGTGACGCTGATTGATCTGGGGCATCTGGCCCGTGAGGGGTATGAAGCCCAGATGGCGCTGACCATGGTGTCGATGACCAACATGATTAACAACATCGCGGAGCGTGACCAGTATCTGGGGCGGGATATTCTGTTTGCGGTGGATGAGGCACACATTGTGACGGTGAATCCGTTGCTGTCCCCGTACATGACTAAGGTGGTGAAAATGTGGCGCAAGCTGGGTGCCTGGCTGTGGCTGGCCACGCAGAACCTGAAGGACTATCCGGATGTCGCCGAGAAGATGCTGAATATGGCCGAGTGGTGGGTGTGTCTGACCATGCCGCCGGAGGAGGTGAATAACATTGCCCGCTTTAAGGCCCTGACAGAGGAGCAGAAAGCGGTGCTGCTGTCAGCCGGCAAACTGTCGGGGTGTTACACGGAAGGGGTGGTGCTGGCGAAGAAAGTGGAGGCGCTGTTCCGTGTGGTGCCCCCGAGTATTTACCTCGCGCTGGGGATGACGGAGAAGGAGGAGAAGGCGGAGCGCCGGGCGTTAATGAAAGTGCATCAGTGCAGTGAGCTGGAAGCCGCATTTCATGTGGCCCGGAAGCTGGACAGGCTGCGTGGGCTGACTGACGGGGAGTAA
- a CDS encoding TIGR03751 family conjugal transfer lipoprotein, which yields MTLITVTLTLYGCATSKEELLPAGDQTMLEIWQGQSGGGSARSAAAARDTLRRPLTETEQQDAAQTDRSYSRTQESEISQQFPRLPNPDMVMYVFPHLAEGNSPVPGYSTVFSFYSQTQYAMPGERTAAF from the coding sequence ATGACCCTGATTACCGTCACGCTGACACTGTACGGCTGTGCGACATCAAAAGAGGAACTGCTGCCCGCCGGTGACCAGACGATGCTGGAAATCTGGCAGGGGCAGTCTGGCGGCGGAAGCGCCCGTTCTGCTGCGGCAGCCCGTGACACACTGCGGCGTCCGCTGACAGAAACGGAACAGCAGGACGCAGCGCAGACGGACCGCAGTTACAGCCGGACACAGGAGAGTGAAATCAGCCAGCAGTTTCCACGCCTGCCCAACCCGGACATGGTGATGTATGTCTTTCCGCACCTTGCAGAGGGGAACTCACCGGTACCGGGCTACAGCACGGTGTTTTCATTTTACAGCCAGACGCAGTATGCGATGCCCGGTGAACGCACGGCAGCGTTCTGA